The Odocoileus virginianus isolate 20LAN1187 ecotype Illinois chromosome 27, Ovbor_1.2, whole genome shotgun sequence genome has a window encoding:
- the TMEM151B gene encoding transmembrane protein 151B, translating into MSPPGSAAGESAGGAGGGGGGPGVPEEPTAAAATDEGPAREEQRPIQPSFTKSLCRESHWKCLLLSLLMYGCLGAVAWCHVTTVTRLTFSSAYQGNSLMYHDSPCSNGYVYIPLAFLLMLYAVYLVECWHCQARHELQHRVDVSSVRERVGRMQQATPCIWWKAISYHYVRRTRQVTRYRNGDAYTTTQVYHERVNTHVAEAEFDYARCGVRDVSKALVGLEGAPATRLRFTKCFSFASVEAENAYLCQRARFFAENEGLDDYMEAREGMHLKNVDFREFMVAFPDPARPPWYACSSAFWAAALLTLSWPLRVLAEYRTAYAHYHVEKLFGLEGPGSAGGSAGGGLSPSDELLPPLTHRLPRVNTVDSTELEWHIRSNQQLVPSYSEAVLMDLAGLGARCTGGAAGGYAPTCRYGGVGGPGAAGLAPYRRSCEHCQRAVSSSSIFSRSALSICASPRAAPGPGGVGAGCGGSRFSLGRLYGSRRSCLWRSRSGSVNEASCPTEQTRLSSQASMGDDEEDDDEEEAGPPPPYHDALYFPVLIVHRQEGCLGHSHRPLHRHGSCVETSL; encoded by the exons ATGTCCCCCCCTGGCTCGGCCGCGGGAGAGAGCGCCGGCGGCgccggcggcggcggtggcggcccCGGAGTCCCGGAGGAGCCCACGGCGGCGGCGGCTACGGACGAGGGCCCCGCCCGAGAGGAG CAGCGTCCCATCCAGCCCTCTTTCACCAAGTCCCTCTGCCGTGAGTCCCACTGGAAGTGCCTGCTGCTCTCGCTGCTCATGTACGGCTGCCTGGGGGCGGTGGCCTGGTGCCACGTCACCACGGTGACCCGCCTCACCTTCAGCAGCGCCTACCAGGGCAACAGCCTCATGTACCACGACAGCCCCTGCTCCAACGGCTATGTCTACAtccccctggccttcctgctcaTGCTGTATGCCGTCTACCTGGTGGAGTGCTGGCATTGCCAAGCCCGCCACGAGCTGCAGCACCGGGTGGACGTGAGCAGCGTGCGAGAGCGCGTGGGCCGCATGCAGCAGGCCACGCCCTGTATCTGGTGGAAGGCCATCAGCTACCACTACGTCCGCCGCACGCGCCAAGTCACCCGATACCGCAATGGAGACGCCTACACTACCACCCAG GTCTATCATGAGCGCGTGAATACGCACGTGGCCGAGGCCGAGTTCGACTATGCGCGCTGTGGCGTCCGCGACGTGTCCAAGGCgctggtggggctggagggcGCGCCGGCCACACGGCTGCGCTTCACCAAGTGCTTCAGTTTCGCCAGCGTGGAGGCCGAGAACGCGTACCTGTGCCAGCGCGCGCGCTTCTTCGCCGAGAACGAGGGCCTGGACGACTACATGGAGGCGCGCGAGGGCATGCATCTCAAGAACGTGGACTTCCGCGAGTTTATGGTGGCCTTCCCCGACCCGGCCAGGCCGCCCTGGTACGCCTGCTCGTCCGCCTTCTGGGCCGCGGCGCTGCTCACGCTGTCGTGGCCGCTGCGCGTGCTGGCCGAGTACCGCACAGCCTACGCGCACTACCACGTAGAGAAGCTCTTCGGCCTGGAGGGCCCGGGCTCGGCGGGTGGCAGCGCCGGCGGCGGCCTCAGTCCCAGCGACGAGCTGCTGCCGCCGCTCACGCACCGCCTGCCGCGGGTCAACACGGTGGACAGCACGGAGCTCGAGTGGCATATCCGCTCCAACCAGCAGCTGGTGCCCAGCTACTCGGAAGCGGTGCTCATGGACCTGGCGGGGCTGGGCGCGCGCTGCACTGGGGGAGCGGCCGGTGGCTACGCCCCCACCTGCCGCTACGGTGGGGTGGGTGGACCGGGAGCGGCTGGCCTGGCCCCGTACAGGCGCAGCTGCGAGCACTGCCAGCGCGCCGTCAGTAGCTCGTCCATCTTCTCGCGCAGCGCCCTGAGCATCTGCGCCAGCCCGCGGGCCGCCCCCGGGCCCGGAGGGGTCGGGGCGGGCTGCGGGGGCAGCCGCTTCTCTCTCGGCCGCCTCTACGGCTCGCGGCGCAGCTGCCTGTGGCGCAGCCGGAGCGGGAGCGTCAACGAGGCGAGCTGTCCCACCGAGCAGACGCGACTGTCCAGCCAGGCCAGCATGGGGGACGACGAGGAGGACGACGACGAGGAGGAGGCCGGGCCGCCGCCGCCCTACCACGACGCCCTCTACTTTCCGGTGCTCATCGTGCACCGGCAAGAGGGCTGTCTGGGCCACAGCCACCGGCCGCTGCACCGCCACGGCTCCTGCGTAGAGACTTCACTGTGA
- the NFKBIE gene encoding NF-kappa-B inhibitor epsilon → MSEARKGPDETDESQYDSGIESLRSLRSLPESTPRPVSGPSDGGGPQPWIHPPGTAKEPEEKEDTDGERADSTYGSSSLTEPLSLSGDPRTEDAVPDSPLPAAGALSPQQLEALTYISEDGDTLIHLAVIHEAPTVLLYCLALLPQEVLDIQNNLYQTALHLAVHLDQPGAVRALVMKGASRVLQDRHGDTALHVACQRQHLACARCLLEGQPELGRGPPHSLDLQLQNWQGLACLHIATLQRNRPLMELLLQNGADIDVQEGTSGKTALHLAVETQERGLVQFLLQAGARVDARMLNGCTPLHLAAGRGLSSISSTLCEAGADSLLRNVEDETPQDLAEDPFALLPFDDLKISGKPLLCAD, encoded by the exons ATGTCGGAGGCGCGGAAGGGGCCGGACGAGACCGATGAGAGCCAGTATGACTCGGGCATCGAGTCTCTGCGCTCCCTGCGCTCCCTGCCCGAGTCCACCCCGCGCCCAGTCTCGGGGCCCTCAGACGGCGGGGGCCCCCAGCCCTGGATTCATCCTCCGGGGACCGCCAAGGagccagaggagaaggaagacaCGGACGGGGAGCGGGCTGACTCCACCTACGGCTCCTCATCGCTCACCGAGCCCCTGTCCTTATCGGGGGACCCCAGGACCGAGGACGCAGTTCCAGACTCACCGCTCCCCGCTGCCGGGGCGCTGAGCCCTCAGCAGCTGGAAGCACTCACGTACATTTCCGAGGACGGAGACAC GCTGATCCACCTGGCGGTGATTCACGAGGCCCCCACTGTGCTGCTGTATTGCCTGGCTCTACTGCCCCAGGAAGTCTTGGACATTCAGAACAACCTTTACCAG ACAGCACTCCATCTGGCTGTACATCTGGACCAGCCAGGTGCAGTTCGGGCCCTGGTGATGAAGGGGGCCAGCCGGGTGCTGCAGGACCGACATGGTGACACAGCCCTGCATGTGGCCTGCCAGCGCCAACACCTGGCCTGTGCCCGCTGCCTACTGGAAGGGCAGCCAGAGCTGGGCAGAGGACCACCTCACTCCTTGGACCTCCAGCTGCAAAACTGGCAAG GTCTGGCCTGTCTCCACATCGCCACCCTGCAGAGGAATCGGCCACTCATGGAACTGCTGCTTCAGAACGGAGCTGACATTGACGTGCAG GAGGGCACGAGTGGGAAGACAGCGCTGCACCTGGCCGTGGAGACCCAGGAGCGGGGTCTGGTgcaattcctcctccaggcaggcgCCCGGGTGGATGCCCGCATGCTCAATGGCTGCACGCCCCTGCACCTGGCGGCAGGCCGGGGCCTCAGCAGCATCTCATCCACCCTGTGCGAGGCAGGTGCTGACTCCCTGCTGCGAAACGTGGAGGATGAGACTCCCCAGGACCTGGCTGAGGAT CCCTTTGCCCTGTTGCCCTTTGACGACCTGAAGATCTCCGGGAAGCCACTGCTGTGTGCTGACTGA
- the SLC35B2 gene encoding adenosine 3'-phospho 5'-phosphosulfate transporter 1, whose product MDPRWWAVVVLAALPSLGAGGEKNPEAPPESWTQLWFFRFLVNAAGYASFMVPGYLLVQYFRRKNYLETGRGLCFPLVKTCVFGNEPKAPDEVPLAARAEPVETSTTWQALKLLFCASGLQVSYLTWGVLQERVMTRSYGATATSPGERFSDSQFLVLMNRILALMVAGVYCILCKQPRHGAPMYRYSFASLSNVLSSWCQYEALKFVSFPTQVLAKASKVIPVMLMGKLVSRRSYEHWEYLTAGLISIGVSMFLLSSGPEPHSSPATTLSGLILLAGYIAFDSFTSNWQDALFAYKMSSVQMMFGVNLFSCLFTVGSLLEQGALLEGIRFMGRHSQFAAHTLLLSICSACGQLFIFYTIGQFGAAVFTIIMTLRQAFAILLSCLLYGHTVTVVGGLGVAVVFAALLLRVYARGRLKQRGKKAMPVESSVQKV is encoded by the exons ATGGACCCCAG GTGGTGGGCAGTGGTGGTGCTGGCTGCTCTGCCCTccctgggggcaggtggggagaagAACCCCGAAGCCCCTCCGGAGTCGTGGACACAGCTCTGGTTCTTCCGCTTTTTGGTGAACGCGGCTGGCTATGCAAGCTTTATGGTACCTGGCTACCTGCTGGTGCAGTACTTCAGGCGGAAGAATTACCTGGAAACAG GTAGGGGTCTTTGCTTCCCCCTGGTGAAAACGTGTGTGTTTGGCAATGAGCCCAAGGCCCCGGATGAGGTTCCCCTGGCTGCCCGGGCAGAGCCAGTGGAGACCAGTACCACTTGGCAGGCCCTGAAGCTGCTGTTCTGTGCCTCGGGGCTCCAG GTGTCTTATCTGACGTGGGGAGTGCTGCAGGAAAGAGTGATGACCCGCAGCTATGGGGCCACAGCCACATCGCCAGGCGAGCGCTTCTCCGACTCTCAGTTCCTGGTGCTCATGAACCGAATCCTGGCCCTGATGGTGGCTGGTGTCTACTGCATCTTATGCAAGCAGCCCCGGCATGGAGCACCCATGTACCGGTACTCCTTTGCCAGCCTGTCGAATGTGCTTAGCAGCTGGTGCCAGTATGAAGCTCTCAAGTTCGtcagcttcccaacccaggtgctGGCCAAGGCCTCCAAGGTGATCCCCGTTATGCTGATGGGAAAACTGGTGTCTCGGCGCAGCTATGAGCACTGGGAATATCTGACGGCCGGCCTCATCTCCATCGGGGTCAGCATGTTCCTGCTGTCCAGCGGACCAGAGCCCCACAGCTCGCCGGCCACCACGCTCTCAGGCCTCATCCTGTTGGCAGGCTACATTGCCTTCGACAGCTTCACCTCCAACTGGCAGGACGCCCTGTTCGCCTATAAGATGTCATCGGTGCAGATGATGTTTGGGGTCAACCTCTTCTCCTGCCTCTTCACGGTGGGCTCCCTGCTAGAGCAGGGGGCCCTCCTGGAGGGCATCCGCTTCATGGGGCGACACAGCCAGTTTGCAGCGCACACCCTGCTGCTGTCCATCTGCTCTGCGTGTGGCCAGCTCTTCATTTTCTACACCATTGGGCAGTTTGGGGCTGCCGTCTTCACCATCATCATGACCCTCCGCCAGGCCTTTGCCAtcctcctttcctgcctcctctaCGGCCACACTGTCACTGTGGTGGGGGGCCTGGGAGTGGCTGTGGTCTTTGCTGCCCTCCTGCTCCGGGTCTATGCCCGGGGCCGTCTAAAGCAGCGGGGAAAAAAGGCCATGCCGGTCGAGTCATCTGTGCAGAAGGTTTAA